TTGAACAATTACCAATAAAAGAAGCTCCCAAAAAAGAACAAAAAATTTTGGAAGAGCTTGTTGATGAAATTCTTAAATTTGATGTACAAAATTTAGATGATCCTAATAATCGTTTAGTTATTGATAAGATAGAGGACAAAATTAATCAAAGGGTTTATGATCTTTATGGCATGACAAACGAAGAAATCGAAATTATTGAAAATAACTTGAAAAGGCATTAATTTCATGTAAATTGGGAGGAAAGATTATGAAAATAATTGGAGTTTCGCATCCAATACCAACAAAATTCGCCAAAAGAATATATAATGATGAAAAAACTGTTTTTGTTAGTAAATCATACTTGGGCAAAGTTTTTCCTGGAGATAAATTTATAATCTATGAATCTCATGGAGCTAAAGCTTATACTGCCTGGGCTGATATTAAGTCTATCGGAAAAGAAAAAACTAGTTTAATTACCCAAAAATATGGTAATAAATTAATGGTAACTAAAGAAGAATTTCTGGAATATGCAAAAGGTAAATCTGAAATGAATGTAATTGAGTTTGAAAACTTTGAGAAGTTCAAAAAACCTGTCAAACCTAAAAGGTTTGTCACTGTTGCTGGGAAATACATCTATGAAGATGAATTTGAAATGATTAAGAAAAATAAAGGTTAAGTGAGGCATTTTTGAGGGGGTGTTTTCATAAGCAAACCTCATGTCTATACAGAGACATTAACAATCAATGAACTTTATGAGGATTATTACAAAGAGAAAGACTTAGTTTTCAACACGGAATATCAACGATCTGAAGTTTGGAATTTAAAAAAGAAACAAAAATTAATAGACTCTATCATTAAAGAATATAATCTCGGTATGATCTTTTTAAGAAGAAACGAAGAAAATTATTTTGAAGTTTTAGATGGTCAACAAAGACTCAAATCAATATTCAAGTTTCTGGAAAACGAATATCCAACCTCTGGAGAATGGACACCAGAAGTTGGAAAAAAGACTTTTGAAGAACTCAAAGATGTTTCAGGAGTTTATGCTAAGTTTATTGCCTTTAAGATTAATGTAGCTTTTGTTGAAAATGCAGATGATGAAACTACCTCTGATATTTTTCTACGGCTTCAGGAAGGTATGCCCCTTAATACTGCTGAAAAACTGAATGCAATGCGAGGGGAGATGCATAAAACGATTTTAGATTTATCGAAGCATCAATTCATTAAAAATACAAGTATTAAAGATCATAGGTTTGCTCATCGTTTATTAGCCGCTCAAATTTTCTCTTTAGAGTTAAATTCTGATTTTGATTTGATGAATTTTCCAGATATTAAATTTGCTAATTTGCAAGACATTTATGAAAAATATACATTTAAAGAACCCCCTCGATATGTTTTAAACAATATTAAAAGGAATTTTAATTTTTTAAATAAATCTTTTGGAGATAAAGCCAAAGTAATTAGTCGAAGAGGAGATTTTATACCCATATACCTTCTAAGCTCATATCTTGGGAAAAAATATGTAACAAGTGGAATCAATGAAGATTTTGTTAATTTTACTATTGAGTTTTTAGCGAAGGTTGAATCAATTAAAGTTCAAGATAAATTGATTGCTCCTGAAAATATTCCGTATCGTGATTTTAAATCATGGAGAAGTGCAGGTGCTTTATCTTCCAGATCTTTCAGAGAGAGATTCAAAATTATTCTTGGGAAATTTTTAGAAAACTATTCAGATATCCGATTAAAAGACACTAATCGATCTTTTGATTATGGTCAAAAAATGGCTATTTATTATAAAGATAATGGGTTGTGTAAAATTTGTGGGAAAGAAGTTTCCTTTGATGAAGCAGAAATCGACCATGTCATCCCCTGGAGTGAAGGGGGAACTACAACAGTTAACAATGGTCAGTTAGTCTGTCCAACATGCAATCGGAGTAAAGGAAATCGAAGTTAGGAGGATAGAATATGGAAACTACTAAATGTATTAATGAGTGGAATGCTACAATTGAGGCGTTAGGGCAAGGTAAACAAACTATTCTAATCCGTAAGTATAGAACTATGCAGAAAGATTTTCTTTTTCATCCAACAGTAAGTTACGCCCTGAAAGATGATTATCTTCAAAGTTTCCAAAAACAATATAGGAAGTTTGTTGAAGATAATGCTCTTCCAAAAAAGGATGGGGAAAAAACAGAGATTAAATACTTCGCTAAAGTAGTTAAAGTTATTGAAAAACCGACTAATCGCATAGGGAGATTTTTAAAATATCACATCTGGACTAATGAGCACGTTAAATCTTATCTTGGTTCGAATAAAGCAGAAATATGGATCCTTCGTGTTTATAGACTGAAAGAACCGGTAATGGCCGAACATGGTGGCGGCCAGATGTATGTGAACCTTAAAAAACCAATCTCTTTAGAAGGGATTGAACCCGTTCTAAGTGATAAAGAATTCACCAAAATAGTAGAAGCTATTAAATAGATGTGAATGGTTAAAATATGGAAAAACAATCAGAATTTAACTTAATTCAGTCAACTATAACTTTTTTAAGAGAAGAGTTAGGCTTCAAAATAATAGATTATGAAGTCCCATTCAATATGGGGCAAATGACATGCAGAGCAGATATTGTAGTTTACAAAACTGAAAACAATCAAGAAATTCCCTATATTCTAGTTGAAGTTAAAGCTAGTGAAAAAATAGGAAAATATGCTTGGGTCCAGGCTGAAAGTTATGCTAAAAGACTGAATACTCCTTATTTTGCAGTTACAAATGGTAATAAATGGTCTTGGTTTAAAACTGGAAAAATTGGAGAATCATTAGAAATTGAGGTTAACGAAATAGACTTTAAAGGAACCGATATAGAAACTATACGCACTATCAAAAATTCTAAACATTTTTTAGATATTTTGAACCAGATGAAAGATGTTTTACATAATAATGAAAAATTAAAACCTGATAAAATTTTTAATGAGTTAATAAAGATCATATTTGTTAAAATTGAATGTGAAAAAGACCAAAATGATGAATATTTTCAAATTAACGATAATGTTAAACAATCATATAAAATTAGAGATTTTTATCAAAAAAGAATTCAAAAATATCCTAATTTACGAAACCCTAAATTACCAGAAAGCTTTTTTAGAATAAATTTAAATGATAAAACAATTTTTGAGTTAATTAGTATTTTAGGTCGCTATAAATTCATTGATTCAAATAATAATATTGTTTCTTCTTTTTATTTCCCTTTTGATTTTGAAACCAAAAGAAGATCAAGAGGAAATTATTATATACCTACTGAATTATCTCAATTCATTGTAAATTTTCTTAAACCTAATATCAATGATTCAATTTTGGATCCTGCCTGTAATAATGGTGCCCTACTAATGGAAATCATTAACAAAAAATGTGAGTATTTTGTCAGTCCAAGAACGCAGGATATGATTGAAGAAAAAATATCCAAAAACATTAACGGAATGGAAATCAATCCAAATTTATACTGGTTAACGTGTATGAACTTACTTATTCATGGTTATGATATTAATGGAATTTCCATTTTAGATATTGAAAACTTTAAACCAAAAGATAAGTACGATAAAATTTACTGTTTCCCTCATTTTGGTCGTTTAAATCCACCACATTTCTTTGACGAATGCGATTTTAGATTAAGATCTTTTGAAGAATTTTTTTTATTTCTGTCAACTAAATTACTAAAAAAATCGGGTAAAATGATTATAATCTTACCAGATAACTTTTTGACTAGTCGTTCTTCCAAAAACTTACGTAATTACTTAAAAGGAAAAATGAACTTTTTATCGATAGTTTCGTTACCCCAAAACAGTTTTTTGAATACTTCAATTAAAACAATAGTTTTATTACTTGAAAAAAAACATGATTCTCATCAACAAGGTCCTGTTTTCATTGCAAATTTAAACTCTAAATCTTTTTTAAATGGGGAATATAATTATAATTCAATTTTGAATGACTATTTAATTTTTAATGAGGGGACTTTCGAAGGGAATAAAATCAGTGAATATTCATTCGCTGTTGATGGTAATTTAATTTTAGATAATGATGTAATAAGTCCATTATATTATGCTCCAGAGTATTTAGAAATAAAGAATCAATTAAACAAGCTTAAAAGAAAAGTTAAATTAGATGATGTTGCTGAAAAAATTGCTGTTGGAACTAAGATCAAGAATAAAGATAATTCCTCCGAAAGTAGCATTCCTTTAATTAAGACTAAAAATATTATTGATGGTAAAATTAGTGAAGACAACCTACTTTTTATTAAAAAAAATAATCCTAGAATCCATTTATGGCCTCCTGGAACGTTATTAATTTCAAGAATAGGAAAGAAAAATAAAATTTTGACTTTACCATCAAAGTTTCCAGAATATGCTATTGATAGTAATTTAATAGGCATAAAACTTAAGGATACTATTTTACCAGAATACGTAGCTTCTTTTTTAAATTCAGAGTATGGAAAGATACAATTAAATGCAATAAAGATTACTGGAGTAATTCCTCACATTATCACATCACACCTAAAAAACGTTATTATTCCATTTTATTCAATTGAGGTTCAACAAAAAATCTTAGATCTTAAAGACAAAAATGGCGACAAGATATTTCTCGAAGAGGTTGAATAATGAAATTCAACTATACAAATACTATAAGTATTTGTAAAATTTTAAACCATTATTTTCCTTTAGAACTTATTATAAACAAGTTAACTGAAATAACTGGTGATGATGATCTTAATGACTTTCCAGAAATTCAAGAATCAATTACTTTTCATTCATCATTAACTTCCGATGCAATTAGTGAATTAAGTGAATATCTAAATAGAAATGATGTGATTTTTATTTCATTTGTTGAAAAATTTGTATCTGAAAAATATCTCAAAAAAAATTTAGAATTTTATCAATTAGAGTTCATAGAAAAATTAAATGATGTATTAAAAATATTTGAACTACGTGTAAAACACTTTAAAATTCAAAAAAAAGTTTACTCATTTTCTAAAGAGTCTTTAGATGATAACCTCTTTTTTGTAGATATGAATACTCCATTTCCTGTCATAGATTATTATAAAGAATCATTGATATGTTTAAATAATAAAACGTTTAGAGCTTCAATTCTTTTCTCAGTTTTTGCTCTTGAAGCAGGCTTAAAATGTACTTATAAAAATTTAGAAAATTGCAACCCTGGAAAAATATCCTTACATGCCCTAATAGATTGGGCAACAAAAAAAGGTGTTTTGGAAAATACAGATGACGAATATGATGAATTGATGGAATTAAAAGAATACCGGAATAAACTTGTACATTGTAACCCCACTGAACACAATGATATCACATCAAAAATTGCTGAAAGGCGTGCTTTTACCGATTTGAATTTGATTAATCAGTCTTTGAATTCAATTTTTTATTGATTTATGGGGGAATAGAATGATTTGGACATTTGCTTTGAACAGAGATTATTATTACAATCTTAAAGAGAAAAATGAAGATACATGGAATAGTGCTAAAGAGGTTAGAAATGGAGATATTATTCTCATGTACACAGGTAAACCTTACAACAGCATTGGATTTATCTTTAAAGCCATTTCTAACCCATTTGAAGATAATGATATTAGAAGAAGATGGAATACGCCTGCAGTTAAGATTTCTAAGAGAATTGAATTGCCTGAATCAGATACTATTTCTTTTGCAGAAATGAGTTCCAATCATATCTTAAAAGAATGGTCTGCCGTAAAAATGAGATTTAGGGGATCTCATTTTAAAATTTCTGATGAACAATGGGATGAATTAAAAAATATTATTTTGAGAAAAAATCCGAATTTAAAAGAAGATATTGAAATTTTAGAACAGGAAGATGAAATTGAAGAATATGAAGGACATGGGCCCATTGGTTTTTATGATTTGAATGCCGGAAGAGCTCATATTGTTAGAGATATCTGTTATTTGATATCTCACAATCATAATATCACTGAAAATGAGTTGTTCGATCTTCTAAGGAAAAATGTAGGTGATAATGATTTATATTGGAGAGCTTACTATCAACGCTCCCATAGAAACAATAGTCCAGGTTATAACCTTAACTCTGCGAGAACTCTTGGTTTAGTCCATCGAAACAGACTTAAATTGACAGAATCGGGTGAAAGATTAGTTGGTGTTGTTACTGAAAATGAATTATATGATTATAAGTATGGTTTGGGAACTAAACAATTCTTTTACGAACTTGCGTTAAAAGATACCTCTATTAAAAAGGCCATGGAAATTTTAAAGGAAAATAGTAGACTAAAATTTTATTCACCGACTTGTGAACGTGCAAATAAAGTTGCATGGCGCAAAGAATTGAGAAATGGTAAATATTATTGTAAAGAAACTGCATATTCCGCCTGTAATGATTGTGATAGAGATTTCGCTGCTCATATAAACGAATCATCTCTTCCATTTGAAACAATGATCGCAACTGATGGAAATCAGAATAGTTTTGTGTTCTGGATGTGTAGTCGAGTTACTCCAATGCATTTAACTGGAAGCGAACCTAGATATTCAGGAAATTATATTTACTGGGATGAAGAAGCTGAGAGGGAATTGGATTTGATTGAAATGCCGGAAGAAAAGAAAAAAATTGCTCCAAGAATCTGGAAGATAACACCAGGGGAACCTGAAAAATTAGATAGTTATTGGCCTATTTATACTGAAAAAGGATTCATTGGTATTGGTTGGATGGAATTAGAAAGAGATTTCCGTGAATTTAATTCTCAAGATGAGTTAAAAAATGTATTAGATGAGGTATACGGAGAATCTAAGTCCCAAAGTGCTAAGATGATTTGGGATTTTACTAATGAGATTAAAGTTGGGG
This portion of the Methanobacterium petrolearium genome encodes:
- a CDS encoding GmrSD restriction endonuclease domain-containing protein, with protein sequence MNELYEDYYKEKDLVFNTEYQRSEVWNLKKKQKLIDSIIKEYNLGMIFLRRNEENYFEVLDGQQRLKSIFKFLENEYPTSGEWTPEVGKKTFEELKDVSGVYAKFIAFKINVAFVENADDETTSDIFLRLQEGMPLNTAEKLNAMRGEMHKTILDLSKHQFIKNTSIKDHRFAHRLLAAQIFSLELNSDFDLMNFPDIKFANLQDIYEKYTFKEPPRYVLNNIKRNFNFLNKSFGDKAKVISRRGDFIPIYLLSSYLGKKYVTSGINEDFVNFTIEFLAKVESIKVQDKLIAPENIPYRDFKSWRSAGALSSRSFRERFKIILGKFLENYSDIRLKDTNRSFDYGQKMAIYYKDNGLCKICGKEVSFDEAEIDHVIPWSEGGTTTVNNGQLVCPTCNRSKGNRS
- a CDS encoding DUF365 domain-containing protein is translated as MKIIGVSHPIPTKFAKRIYNDEKTVFVSKSYLGKVFPGDKFIIYESHGAKAYTAWADIKSIGKEKTSLITQKYGNKLMVTKEEFLEYAKGKSEMNVIEFENFEKFKKPVKPKRFVTVAGKYIYEDEFEMIKKNKG
- a CDS encoding DUF1802 family protein, with product METTKCINEWNATIEALGQGKQTILIRKYRTMQKDFLFHPTVSYALKDDYLQSFQKQYRKFVEDNALPKKDGEKTEIKYFAKVVKVIEKPTNRIGRFLKYHIWTNEHVKSYLGSNKAEIWILRVYRLKEPVMAEHGGGQMYVNLKKPISLEGIEPVLSDKEFTKIVEAIK
- a CDS encoding N-6 DNA methylase; translated protein: MEKQSEFNLIQSTITFLREELGFKIIDYEVPFNMGQMTCRADIVVYKTENNQEIPYILVEVKASEKIGKYAWVQAESYAKRLNTPYFAVTNGNKWSWFKTGKIGESLEIEVNEIDFKGTDIETIRTIKNSKHFLDILNQMKDVLHNNEKLKPDKIFNELIKIIFVKIECEKDQNDEYFQINDNVKQSYKIRDFYQKRIQKYPNLRNPKLPESFFRINLNDKTIFELISILGRYKFIDSNNNIVSSFYFPFDFETKRRSRGNYYIPTELSQFIVNFLKPNINDSILDPACNNGALLMEIINKKCEYFVSPRTQDMIEEKISKNINGMEINPNLYWLTCMNLLIHGYDINGISILDIENFKPKDKYDKIYCFPHFGRLNPPHFFDECDFRLRSFEEFFLFLSTKLLKKSGKMIIILPDNFLTSRSSKNLRNYLKGKMNFLSIVSLPQNSFLNTSIKTIVLLLEKKHDSHQQGPVFIANLNSKSFLNGEYNYNSILNDYLIFNEGTFEGNKISEYSFAVDGNLILDNDVISPLYYAPEYLEIKNQLNKLKRKVKLDDVAEKIAVGTKIKNKDNSSESSIPLIKTKNIIDGKISEDNLLFIKKNNPRIHLWPPGTLLISRIGKKNKILTLPSKFPEYAIDSNLIGIKLKDTILPEYVASFLNSEYGKIQLNAIKITGVIPHIITSHLKNVIIPFYSIEVQQKILDLKDKNGDKIFLEEVE